In a genomic window of Pelodiscus sinensis isolate JC-2024 chromosome 32, ASM4963464v1, whole genome shotgun sequence:
- the LOC102452934 gene encoding E3 SUMO-protein ligase KIAA1586-like, whose translation MLKMFKRKAEDGCEESRTSKKMANESPTQHEATASPIIKLEEGMISAESQGDPTDEKQYPVVWSRVQYEEFQRKNDWLFASYGKLGCRTCRHVSNFKLFSARGRGVNIASQWSECQISSFGKTRKTQLTSLRKKIIEHKNSAAHTEATKLLDAAKRDSLIKAKNEELALVTTARVFRTAYYIAKMNRPYTDHKSLIDLQKVNGVEMGRLLQSRTVCGDIIEHVSLEMKQRIVSRIIEAKSKITVLVDEYSTLARKSTLIIFLKASVDGVMNPVAFPLDLIELDNTSVENIKQDIINCLLHYGFTKELLTEAFVSFCSDGANLMLGAKAGLGKLLQKDFPNLILWHCLNHRLELVVDQALDITGGTNDFRAFLDSLYSLCSQSPKNACELRAHANELHVILKKIGRVFSVQWVASTWKAVNAVWQTYPTLAKYFEEASRDQSRDGREREKFQGLHSKLCSVQFVKNLSLMLDVLTELKNLSELLQDQELMIPKADNLMKVYLQRIDSLRRISGLHTKQAQQAEEAMMFKNTKLTAARESPTINPSQFIQAVVDNIRCKLFTSTATQSPAASNEIADQNLLENVSVLKPETWQQHAENPWFGETEIRALCETLKVGHHESHLGFVEYKCCAGLIVPEKLKKLLLAVNTLAVSNADCCEQVFSVMNNIITDTRTALTTQHVANLLFISIVGPPYTEWNPSAYVKSWLSKGRRAASSAEGMARRKQAKPQDQTYYAPLWKCL comes from the coding sequence ATGTTAAAAATGTTCAAGCGCAAAGCTGAGGATGGATGTGAAGAAAGTAGGACCTctaaaaaaatggcaaatgagtCACCAACACAGCACGAAGCCACAGCAAGTCCAATTATAAAACTGGAGGAGGGCATGATTTCTGCTGAATCGCAGGGTGACCCTACTGATGAAAAGCAATATCCAGTTGTGTGGTCCAGGGTTCAATATGAGGAATTCCAAAGGAAAAATGATTGGTTGTTTGCGTCCTATGGAAAGCTGGGTTGTAGAACGTGTAGACACGTTTCCAacttcaagcttttctctgctcGAGGGCGGGGTGTGAACATTGCTTCTCAGTGGTCTGAATGTCAGatttcctcttttggaaaaactcGAAAAACACAGCTCACGTCACTTCGAAAAAAAATTATCGAACACAAGAATTCAGCGGCTCACACTGAAGCAACAAAACTTTTAGACGCAGCTAAGAGAGACAGTCTGATCAAAGCAAAAAATGAAGAATTAGCACTTGTAACCACTGCTCGCGTGTTCAGGACAGCTTACTACATCGCGAAAATGAATCGGCCATATACTGACCACAAAAGCCTGATTGACCTGCAAAAAGTGAATGGGGTTGAGATGGGGCGATTGCTTCAAAGCAGAACTGTCTGTGGTGATATCATAGAGCATGTCTCTTTAGAAATGAAGCAAAGAATCGTCTCGAGGATAATCGAGGCCAAATCCAAGATCACTGTACTAGTTGATGAATATTCTACTCTTGCTCGAAAATCTactcttataatttttttaaaagccagtgtTGATGGTGTGATGAATCCAGTAGCTTTTCCTTTGGATTTAATTGAGTTAGACAACACATCGGTTGAGAACATAAAGCAAGACATAATCAATTGCTTGTTGCACTATGGATTCACTAAGGAATTACTGACGGAGGCCTTTGTCAGTTTTTGCAGTGATGGTGCAAACCTCATGCTTGGAGCCAAAGCTGGGTTGGGCAAACTCCTACAAAAAGACTTCCCAAATCTCATTCTGTGGCATTGTCTTAACCATAGACTTGAATTGGTGGTTGATCAAGCACTGGATATCACGGGGGGTACAAACGATTTCAGGGCATTTTTAGACAGCTTGTATTCACTGTGCAGTCAATCACCAAAAAACGCCTGTGAGCTCAGGGCACATGCAAACGAACTGCATGTTATACTTAAAAAAATAGGCCGAGTTTTCAGTGTACAATGGGTAGCTTCAACGTGGAAAGCTGTCAATGCAGTCTGGCAGACTTACCCAACATTAGCTAAATATTTTGAGGAAGCCTCGCGGGACCAATCGAGGGATGGAAGGGAACGAGAAAAATTCCAGGGTCTCCATTCAAAACTGTGTTCGGTCCAGTTTGTGAAAAATCTCTCATTAATGTTAGATGTCTTAACAGAGCTCAAGAATTTGTCCGAACTTTTACAAGACCAAGAACTGATGATCCCCAAAGCAGACAACCTGATGAAAGTGTATTTGCAGAGAATCGACAGCTTGAGGAGAATCTCTGGATTGCACACTAAACAAGCACAGCAAGCCGAAGAGGCGATGATGTTCAAGAACACAAAGTTGACTGCTGCCAGAGAAAGTCCCACCATTAACCCGTCACAATTCATTCAGGCCGTGGTTGACAACATCAGATGCAAGTTATTCACCAGCACCGCTACTCAAAGCCCAGCAGCAAGCAATGAAATTGCTGACCAGAATCTGCTTGAGAATGTGTCTGTTTTGAAACCCGAAACATGGCAGCAACACGCAGAAAATCCCTGGTTTGGAGAAACCGAAATCCGGGCATTATGCGAAACTCTGAAAGTTGGTCACCATGAATCACACTTGGGATTTGTAGAGTACAAATGTTGTGCAGGGCTGATTGTACCTGAGAAATTAAAGAAATTGCTCCTCGCTGTAAACACGCTTGCAGTGAGTAATGCTGACTGCTGCGAACAGGTCTTCAGCGTAATGAACAACATAATCACGGATACGCGGACTGCACTGACCACTCAGCATGTGGCCAATCTACTTTTTATTTCAATTGTCGGACCTCCCTACACAGAGTGGAATCCTTCCGCGTATGTTAAATCATGGCTGAGCAAAGGACGTCGGGCGGCCAGTTCAGCAGAGGGCATGGCACGCCGAAAGCAAGCGAAGCCCCAGGATCAGACTTACTACGCACCGCTGTGGAAGTGTCTTTGA